In Planctomycetia bacterium, the following are encoded in one genomic region:
- a CDS encoding DUF1080 domain-containing protein, translated as MFVAPVRLASLTKPLNALSVIALLGCALLGSSAAAQEPIVPTDRIALFNGTDLTGWYTWLKDTQREDPRKVFTVRDGLLHISGDGFGCVTTNQAYRNYHLVAEFKWGPRTWHERAKKARDSGILVHSYGADGAYNGIWMRSIETQIIEGGYGDFIVVSGGIIDPNQKLSIKAEVEQDRDMEWVWHEGGEKREFLRGRVNWFGRDPDWKDELGFRGKQEIVPADAEWIRMDVICRDDSITNLVNGVVVNHATEANPSTGKIQIQAELAEIFFRRIELYPLGKAPKFR; from the coding sequence ATGTTCGTCGCTCCCGTTCGGCTTGCTTCGCTGACGAAGCCTTTGAATGCGCTCTCCGTCATCGCGTTGCTCGGCTGCGCATTGCTGGGCAGCAGCGCCGCAGCGCAAGAGCCGATCGTGCCGACTGACCGAATCGCGCTCTTCAACGGCACCGACCTCACCGGCTGGTACACCTGGCTGAAAGACACGCAGCGCGAAGATCCGCGCAAGGTGTTCACCGTGCGCGACGGACTCCTGCACATCTCGGGCGACGGCTTCGGCTGCGTCACGACGAACCAGGCCTATCGCAATTATCATCTCGTCGCGGAGTTCAAATGGGGGCCGCGCACGTGGCATGAGCGCGCGAAGAAGGCCCGCGATTCCGGCATCTTGGTTCATTCCTACGGTGCCGACGGCGCGTACAACGGCATCTGGATGCGTTCGATCGAAACGCAGATCATCGAAGGGGGCTACGGCGATTTCATCGTCGTCTCCGGCGGGATCATCGATCCGAATCAGAAGCTGTCGATCAAAGCCGAGGTCGAGCAAGATCGCGACATGGAATGGGTCTGGCACGAAGGGGGCGAGAAGCGTGAGTTTCTGCGCGGCCGCGTCAACTGGTTCGGTCGCGATCCCGATTGGAAAGATGAGCTCGGCTTCCGCGGCAAGCAAGAGATCGTCCCTGCCGACGCCGAGTGGATCCGCATGGACGTGATCTGTCGCGACGATTCGATCACGAACCTCGTCAACGGCGTCGTCGTCAACCACGCGACGGAAGCGAACCCATCGACCGGCAAGATCCAGATCCAAGCCGAGCTTGCGGAGATCTTCTTTCGGCGGATCGAGTTGTACCCGCTCGGGAAAGCGCCGAAGTTCCGTTAA